A single Sander lucioperca isolate FBNREF2018 chromosome 24, SLUC_FBN_1.2, whole genome shotgun sequence DNA region contains:
- the LOC116053684 gene encoding putative glycine-rich cell wall structural protein 1 isoform X2: MFGGNQDKHPSEAYGLKPNTGDKDCRGGNDPQKDRKDRDRDAPQGGDRRGGDRDKDAPQGGDRHGRDRQGGDPEGSQKRRSPDRKEGRGREHSPRRHGSGGRDHSGDSGSDSEHHKHGHGHGHGHGRGGGGGRGRGRGGHC; this comes from the exons ATGTTCGGTGGAAATCAAG ACAAACACCCCTCGGAGGCCTACGGCCTAAAGCCCAACACAGGGGACAAGGACTGCCGCGGCGGAAACGATccacaaaaagacagaaaggat CGCGACAGAGACGCTCCTCAGGGTGGCGACCGCCGAGGAGGGGACCGCGACAAAGACGCTCCTCAGGGTGGAGACCGCCATGGAAGGGATCGCCAGGGAGGGGATCCCGAGGGCAGCCAGAAGAGACGCAGCCCCGATCGCAAAGAGGGCCGTGGACGTGAGCATAGCCCTCGTCGTCATGGAAGTGGTGGTCGTGACCACAGTGGCGACAGCGGCAGCGACAGTGAACATCACAAACACGGTCACGGTCACGGTCATGGTCATGGacgtgggggtgggggtgggcgTGGGCGCGGACGAGGAGGACACTGTTAG
- the LOC116053684 gene encoding kininogen-1-like isoform X1: protein MFGGNQDKHPSEAYGLKPNTGDKDCRGGNDPQKDRKDRDKDAPQGGDRRGGDRDRDAPQGGDRRGGDRDKDAPQGGDRHGRDRQGGDPEGSQKRRSPDRKEGRGREHSPRRHGSGGRDHSGDSGSDSEHHKHGHGHGHGHGRGGGGGRGRGRGGHC, encoded by the exons ATGTTCGGTGGAAATCAAG ACAAACACCCCTCGGAGGCCTACGGCCTAAAGCCCAACACAGGGGACAAGGACTGCCGCGGCGGAAACGATccacaaaaagacagaaaggatCGTGACAAAGATGCCCCTCAGGGTGGAGACCGCCGAGGAGGGGACCGCGACAGAGACGCTCCTCAGGGTGGCGACCGCCGAGGAGGGGACCGCGACAAAGACGCTCCTCAGGGTGGAGACCGCCATGGAAGGGATCGCCAGGGAGGGGATCCCGAGGGCAGCCAGAAGAGACGCAGCCCCGATCGCAAAGAGGGCCGTGGACGTGAGCATAGCCCTCGTCGTCATGGAAGTGGTGGTCGTGACCACAGTGGCGACAGCGGCAGCGACAGTGAACATCACAAACACGGTCACGGTCACGGTCATGGTCATGGacgtgggggtgggggtgggcgTGGGCGCGGACGAGGAGGACACTGTTAG
- the LOC116053684 gene encoding TATA-binding protein-associated factor 2N-like isoform X3, translating into MFGGNQDKHPSEAYGLKPNTGDKDCRGGNDPQKDRKDRDKDAPQGGDRRGGDRDRDAPQGGDRRGGDRDKDAPQGGDRHGRDRHGREHSPRRHGSGGRDHSGDSGSDSEHHKHGHGHGHGHGRGGGGGRGRGRGGHC; encoded by the exons ATGTTCGGTGGAAATCAAG ACAAACACCCCTCGGAGGCCTACGGCCTAAAGCCCAACACAGGGGACAAGGACTGCCGCGGCGGAAACGATccacaaaaagacagaaaggatCGTGACAAAGATGCCCCTCAGGGTGGAGACCGCCGAGGAGGGGACCGCGACAGAGACGCTCCTCAGGGTGGCGACCGCCGAGGAGGGGACCGCGACAAAGACGCTCCTCAGGGTGGAGACCGCCATGGAAGGGATCGCCA TGGACGTGAGCATAGCCCTCGTCGTCATGGAAGTGGTGGTCGTGACCACAGTGGCGACAGCGGCAGCGACAGTGAACATCACAAACACGGTCACGGTCACGGTCATGGTCATGGacgtgggggtgggggtgggcgTGGGCGCGGACGAGGAGGACACTGTTAG
- the LOC116053684 gene encoding oleosin-B3-like isoform X5, which produces MFGGNQDKHPSEAYGLKPNTGDKDCRGGNDPQKDRKDRDRDKDAPQGGDRHGRDRQGGDPEGSQKRRSPDRKEGRGREHSPRRHGSGGRDHSGDSGSDSEHHKHGHGHGHGHGRGGGGGRGRGRGGHC; this is translated from the exons ATGTTCGGTGGAAATCAAG ACAAACACCCCTCGGAGGCCTACGGCCTAAAGCCCAACACAGGGGACAAGGACTGCCGCGGCGGAAACGATccacaaaaagacagaaaggatC GGGACCGCGACAAAGACGCTCCTCAGGGTGGAGACCGCCATGGAAGGGATCGCCAGGGAGGGGATCCCGAGGGCAGCCAGAAGAGACGCAGCCCCGATCGCAAAGAGGGCCGTGGACGTGAGCATAGCCCTCGTCGTCATGGAAGTGGTGGTCGTGACCACAGTGGCGACAGCGGCAGCGACAGTGAACATCACAAACACGGTCACGGTCACGGTCATGGTCATGGacgtgggggtgggggtgggcgTGGGCGCGGACGAGGAGGACACTGTTAG
- the LOC116053684 gene encoding uncharacterized protein LOC116053684 isoform X4: MPLRVETAEEGTATETLLRVATAEEGTATKTLLRVETAMEGIAMDVSIALVVMEVVVVTTVATAAATVNITNTVTVTVMVMDVGVGVGVGADEEDTVRKAIDTLTPMRPVKLYLPLCDENGKCYISALI; the protein is encoded by the exons ATGCCCCTCAGGGTGGAGACCGCCGAGGAGGGGACCGCGACAGAGACGCTCCTCAGGGTGGCGACCGCCGAGGAGGGGACCGCGACAAAGACGCTCCTCAGGGTGGAGACCGCCATGGAAGGGATCGCCA TGGACGTGAGCATAGCCCTCGTCGTCATGGAAGTGGTGGTCGTGACCACAGTGGCGACAGCGGCAGCGACAGTGAACATCACAAACACGGTCACGGTCACGGTCATGGTCATGGacgtgggggtgggggtgggcgTGGGCGCGGACGAGGAGGACACTGTTAGAAAG GCAATAGACACACTGACCCCCATGCGTCCTGTGAAACTCTACCTGCCACTGTGCGATGAAAATGGAAAATGCTACATTTCTGCATtgatatga
- the LOC116053702 gene encoding growth/differentiation factor 8-like: MLLFLSLAALFSASVPTETNQTSRPPAESGEQCMACDFREHSKQMRLHSIKSQILSILRLQQAPNISRDMIRQLLPKAPPLTQLLDQYDPRVEDEDHATTETIITMATKLDPTAQEELSSCCVFSLSPKIQPKNILRAQLWVHLRPADVVTTVFLQISRLRPGKEGNGTRVRVRSLKIDADAGAGSWQSIDIKSLLQAWLRQPEANYGIEINAYDSNGGDLAVTSAEPGEEGLQPFIEVKILDTPKRFRRDSGLNCDEESAETRCCRYPLTVDFEEFGWDWIIAPKRYRANYCSGECEYLHLQQYPHAHLVNKANPRGTAGPCCTPTKMSPINMLYFNRKEQIIYGKIPSMVVDHCGCS; encoded by the exons ATGCTCCTCTTCCTCAGCCTGGCCGCCCTCTTCTCCGCGAGCGTCCCCACGGAGACGAACCAGACCTCCAGGCCGCCGGCCGAGAGCGGAGAGCAGTGCATGGCCTGCGACTTCCGGGAGCACAGCAAGCAGATGAG GCTCCACAGCATCAAGTCACAGATCCTCAGCATCCTGCGGCTCCAGCAGGCTCCCAACATCAGCCGGGACATGATCCGCCAGCTGCTCCCCAAAGCGCCTCCTCTGACGCAGCTCCTGGACCAGTACGACCCGCGGGTGGAGGACGAGGACCACGCCACGACAGAGACCATCATCACCATGGCCACCAAGC TTGATCCGACCGCCCAGGAAGAGTTGTCctcctgttgtgttttcagcCTCAGTCCGAAGATCCAACCCAAAAACATCCTGCGCGCTCAGCTTTGGGTGCACCTGCGGCCAGCCGACGTGGTCACCACCGTCTTCTTGCAGATCTCTCGCCTCAGACCCGGGAAGGAGGGAAACGGCACCCGAGTCCGAGTACGCTCCCTGAAGATTGACGCCGATGCCGGCGCTGGGTCCTGGCAGAGCATTGACATCAAGTCTCTGCTGCAGGCTTGGCTGCGTCAACCGGAGGCCAACTACGGGATCGAGATCAACGCCTACGACTCCAATGGAGGAGATCTGGCTGTCACCTCGGCAGAGCCTGGAGAGGAAGGACTG CAACCGTTCATCGAAGTGAAGATCCTCGACACGCCCAAGAGATTCCGCCGCGACTCGGGCCTCAACTGCGACGAGGAGTCCGCAGAGACCCGCTGCTGCCGCTACCCGCTCACCGTTGACTTCGAGGAGTTCGGCTGGGACTGGATCATCGCGCCCAAACGCTACCGGGCCAACTACTGCTCGGGGGAGTGCGAGTACTTGCACCTGCAGCAGTACCCACACGCGCACCTGGTGAACAAGGCCAACCCGCGGGGCACAGCAGGGCCCTGCTGCACTCCTACCAAGATGTCGCCCATCAACATGCTCTACTTCAACCGCAAGGAGCAGATCATCTACGGGAAGATCCCGTCCATGGTGGTGGACCACTGCGGCtgctcctga